From Mycobacteriales bacterium:
GGATCTGACGATCGTCGGAGGTGTCATGACGTGCGCCGCCCGTCGACGATCGACACGAGCCGTTCGGTACGAGCTGCCAGAGCGGAAAGATCGCCGCCGAGCAGGACGTCCCCGAGGAGCGCACCGCTGACGCCCACGGCAGCGGCACCGGCGTCGAGGTACTGCGCCGCGGCCTCCAAGGTGACGCCACCGGTCGGCATGAACGCCACGTCCGGAAGCGGGCCACGCAACTCCCGCAGGTAGGTCACCCCGCCGAGGGGGCCGATCGGGGACACCTTCACCATCGGCACGCCCGCGTTCCAGGCGGTGACCACTTCGGTCGGGGTCAGTGCACCCGGAACGAACGGGATTCGATGCTCCCGCGCCGCTTCCACCAGCTCGGGAAGGAAGATCTGGCTGACTGCAAACTCCGAGCCGGCGTCGCTGGCGGCCCGGAGGTGGTCCGCGGTGCGCACGGTGCCGACACCGACGAGTGCCTCCGGCAGCAGCTCGCGGAGTTCGACCAGCGCGTCCAGGGCGCCCTCGGTGGTGAGCGTGTACTCGAAACAGCGGATGCCGGCATCCCACAGCACCGTCGACGCGGGGACGAAGTGCTCGGCGGTGGGTGCGCGCAGGACCGCCACGACCGCCCGCGGCGGCAGCGGTGAGGGGAGTGGGCTAGCGGTCATGGATTCCTCCTCAGGATGACTTCGTCAGCTCGGCGTCGACCACCACCCTTCCGTATGCGCTGCCGTCGATCTCAGGTGCGTCCTCGACCCTTCGGCGGCGAGGGCGTTGAGACCGAGCTACGCCGGACCCCGGCCTGGACGGCTGCATCGGCATCGACGTGGCGGCGACCCCGCTGACCAACACCTTCCCGGTCCGGCGGCTGGCCGGCGTGCTGCGGAGACCCGGCAGGTGCCGCAGGGCGGGTCAGGGGGAAACTGAGATGGTGCCTGCTCATTACCGCGCTCCGGGGTGGTTGACCCGCAACGTCTTCAACCGAGCCGTCGCGTTCCTGACCCGCCATGGAGTGAGCATCCTCGGCTCACGGATTCTGGCCGTGAAGGGTCGAACCAGCGGCGCATGGCGGACGACGCCGGTGAACCTGCTCCACCACGACGGGCGCCGCTACCTGGTCTCGGCGCGGGGCGAGGGCCAGTGGGTGCGCAACCTGCGTGCCGCCGGGACCGGCGAGCTGCGCGTCGGCAAGCGCACAGAGGCATTCCGCGGTCGCGAGCTATCCGACCAGGAGAAGGTGCCGGTGCTGCGCGCCTACCTGAAGCGGTGGAAGGTCGAGGTCGGAGTGTTCTTCGACGGCGTCGGACCGGACTCCAGCGACGCGCAGATCCACGCGATCGTCGGCAAACACCCGGCCTTCGAAGTCCTGCCGGTTCACTGAACGCGGCCCCGCACCGCTGTGGCACGCAGGCCCGCCAGCCATGAGCCTGCACCCTTCGGCACAAGGCTCGGACAGGCGAGGAGCGCGCTCAGCGCGGCATGAGCACGCCTCGGCGCCAACTCCGCCCGGCGGGCGGCGTTGCACCTCGCCAGGTATGCCTCGCGGGTCGCGGGAGATCCAGCGAGACCGGCATCGGGGAAATGACTTGTCCATTGTCCCGACCCGAGCCGATTCTCCGAGATTGCGGCCTTCCTTGCCGGAAGCGTAACTGCCGTCCGATGCTGCCCAGGGCGGGTAGGTCGGACCGGTAGGACGCGCCCGGACAGCGGGCAACGCCGAGTCGAGGGAGGACGCCGTGCGCCGAGGCTTCACCGTGCTGCTGGGTCCGGACCGTGCCGGGAAGACGTCGGTGCTGACCGCCCTGACGGCCGCCGAGCCGGAGCGGCTGCGGGCGATCGGCCTGGACGACGAGCTGGCCGGGCCGCGGCACCGGGCCGTGCCGGCGCTGCGGCGGCTGGTGGTCCGCGACGTGCTGACGGCGCTACGGGGCCCGCGCCCGGCGTACTCGCCCGACTTCGCCATGTCGCTCCTGCAGGGCGGCGTCGTGCACCTGCGGGACCGGGTGATGGAGAACGACCCGGCCGGCCGGGACACGCTGGTCGACTCGTACTACTACAAGATCCTGGCCAAGTGCCGGCTGCTCGGCTGCGCCGACGCCGCGCTGGACTGGTGGCGCGGGTTCCCGCAGCCGGACCTCGTGGTCTGGCTGGACGTGCCGCCGGAGGAGGCCTGGCGCCGCGGCGGCACGGCCAACATCCTCGAGCACTACGGCGAGCGGTACGAGCGCGCGTCCTTCCTCGCGTACCAGCGGGACCTGGCCGCCGCGATGCGCGAAGAGGTCACCGGGCTGCCGGTGGTGACGGTCCCGGTCCAACCCGACCTGTCGGCCACGGTGGCCGCGGTCCGGGCCGCGCTGTACAGCCAGGAGGAGGTCCTCGATGTCGCAGCCTGAGCCGCCGCCGGACCGGGAAGGTGCCTACCGGGAGCGGGTCTTCGCCGAGCGGGCCCGGCTGGCCGCCGCGCTCGCCGACGTGCCGGCCGCGCAGGACGCCGTGCTCGCCGACCTGCTCGCCGCGAACGCGGACACCGCGTTCGGCCGCGAGCACGACCTCGCCGCGGTCCGCACGCTGGACGACTTCCGCAAGGCGGTGCCGATCCGGGACTACTCCGGGCTGGCGCCGTGGATCGAGCGGGCCGCCGCCGGCGAGCACGGCGTGCTCACCGAGGAGGACCCGGTCCTCTACTTCACCAGCAGCGGCAGCACCGGCGCGCACAAGAAGGTGCCGGTCACCGCGCGGTTCATGCGCACCAGCTTCTTCCCGTTCTACTTCGCGGCCTGGGCGCCGCTGGCCGAGCGGCACCCGCGGACGACCGGGCTGCCCGACCGGATGCTCAACCTCAAGCACGACCCGCGGCCCGCGGTCGCCCGGACCGCATCCGGGCGGGAGCACCTCGGCGCCAGCCAGGTCGACCTCGGTGCCCGGTTCGGCGAGCCGCAGTCGGCCGAGCCCGGCACCTGGGCGCCGTGGGCGACGCTGCCCGGGCCGGTCGCGAACGACGACCACCTGGAGAAGACCTACCTGCGGCTGCGGGCCGCGGTCGCCGGCGACGTGCGCGGGCTGATCGGCATCAACCCGGCGATGGTCGCCGCCGTGCCGTACCAGCTGCGGCTGTGGTGGCCGCGGCTGGTCCAGGAGATCGCCGACGGCACCGCGGACACGCCCGCGGACCCGGGCCGCGCCCGGGAGCTCGAGGCGCTCGCCGCCCGGTACGACCCGCTGCTGCCGGCGCACGTCTGGCCGGACGTCGAGGCGATCTTCTGCTGGACCACCGGGCTGGCGTCGCTCTACCTGCCGCGGCTGCGGGAGGAGTTCGGCATCGGCGTGAGCGTGCTGCCGGCCCCGGTCGCCGCGTCCGAGGGTCCGGTGGCGGTGCCGCTGGACCGGCACGGCTCGGCCGGCAGCCCGGTGGTGACCGCGGCCGCGTACGAGTTCGTCGACGCCGACGAGGAGCTGCGGCCGGACTCGGCCACCCTCGGGCTCGCCGACCTCACCGCCGGCCGGGACTACCAGGTGGTGTTCAGCCATGTCGGCGGCCTCTACCGGTACGCGGTGGGCGACGTCGTCCGGGTCGCGGACACCACCGGCGGCGTGCCGCGGCTCGCGTACGCCGGCCGGGCCGACACCTCCGACGTGGCCGGCGAGCGGCTGCGCGAGTCCCAGGTGGTACGGGCGCTGGCGACCGCGCTGGAGGCGGGCGGCATGGAGGTCCGCAACGCCGGCTGCCGCCCGGTGTCCACAACGGACGGTCACGCGTACGAGGTGGCGGTCGCGACCCGCGGACCCTGGACCGCCGCCGAGACCGGCGCGTTCGCCGACCGGCTGGACGCGGCGCTGACGGCCGGATCGGCGGGCTACCGGGATGCGCGGACCGCGGGCCGGCTGGGTGCCGCGCAGGTGCGGGCGCTGGACGGCGAGGCCTTCCTGCGCGACTGGCACGAGCGGGTCGCCGCGGGCGCGCGGCCGGCGCAGGTGAAGGACCGGGTGTTCTGGCGGGACCCGGCGGCGTGGACACGGCTGGTCGGCGACGGGAGCGGGTCATGAGGGGCACCACCGAGCTGGACGCGGTCGAGCGGACCGCGCTGCTGACCGCGGCGCTGCGGGCGGCCGAGAGCCGCCGGCCGGACCACCTCTACGACGACCCGTACGCGGAGGCGCTGGCCGGCGAGGACGGCCCGGCCCTGCTGGCCGAGGTCCGGGCCGCGACGTTCCCCAAGGACACCGCCCGCACGCTGCCGAGCACCCCGGACTACAACGCGATCCGGACCCGGCTGCTCGACGACTGGATCACCGCGGTCGTGTCCGGCGACGACGCCCCGGCGCAGGTCGTGCTGGCTCCGGCGGGCATGGACTCCCGGCCGTACCGGCTGGACTGGCCGGCGCACGTCCGGGTCTTCGAGGTCGACCGCCCGGCCGTCCTCGACTGGAAAGAGGAGAGGCTCGGCGACGCGGAGCCGCGGGTGCGGCGGACCGCCGTCCGCGCCGACCTGGTCGAACCGGACTGGGAGGACACGCTGATCGCGGCCGGCTACGACCCGGCGGCGCCGTCGGTGTGGCTGCTGGAGGGCCTGCTGTACTACATCCCGGGACCGGACGCCGAGCGCATCCTCGCCCGGGTCGCCGCGATCACCGCACCGGGCAGCCCGGTCGCCGCCGACATCGTCAACGCCGCCGCCCTCACCGCGCCGTCGATGCGCGGGCTGCTGGACGTCTTCGCCGGCTGGGGCTGCCCCTGGCTGTTCGGCAGCGACGAGCCGGAGGCGCTGTTCGCCCGGCACGGGTTCGCGGCCACCGCGGTCCAGCCGGGAGAGCCGGACGCCGACTTCGGCCGCTGGCCGGACCCGGTGCCGCCGCGGAGCGAGACCGGCGTGCGGCGGGTGTTCTTCGTGCGGGGCGTCCGGGAATGACCGGCCGAGTCGTCGTGGCCGGCGGCAGCATCGCCGGGCTCGCGGCGGCGCTCGCACTGTCCGGTCGCGGCGTGCCCACGCTCGTGCTGGATCGGTCCACTGCGGACGGACCGGCGCTGCCGCAGGCCGGCCATTCGCACACGTTCACCTCGCTGGGCCTGGCGGTGCTGCGGGACCGGGCGCCGGAGGTGCTCGCCGCGCTGCTGGCGGCGGGTGCCACCCCGCTGGACGTCGGACCGGGTCCCGACCTGGTCGCGCTCGGCTGCCGCCGTACGGTGCTGCAGGACGTGCTGCGCCGGGTGGTCGCCGCGGCGCCGGGCGTCGAGCTCCGCCGGGGTATCCGGGTGACCGGGCTGCAGGCCGCGGGCGGGCGGGTCACCGGCGTCGTGCTCGCCGACGGGACGGCGGTGCCGGCGGAGCTGGTGCTGGACGCGACCGGGCGGCGGTCCTGCTCGGCCGGCTGGCTGGCGGACCTGGGGGTCGCGACCGCGGCCGACCGATGGAGCCCGACCCGGCTGCGGGCGTTCTCCCGGTTCTACCGGCGGGCCGGGGCACTCGGCCCGCTCAACCGCGGCAACGCGGCCGGCGTGGTCGGCGAGCAGTTCGCCGGCGTCGTGCACCCGGCCGACGGGGAGGTGTTCTCGATCGCGCTGGGCACCCTGCCCGACGACCGCGCGCTGGACCCGCTGCGGGAGCCGGCCGGCTTCGACGCCGCGGCCCGCTACACGCCGTGGGTCGCGGACTGGATGCCCGACGCGGAGCCGCTGACCGGCGTCCGGGTGCTCACCTGCCCGCCGAACGTGCTGCGCGGTGCCGCGCTCGCGCCGTACCCGGGGCTGCTGCCGGTCGGCGACGCCGCCTGCGTCACCGACCCGATCTTCGGCCGCGGCATGTCGCTCGCGCTGGCCCACGCGTACGCGGTCGTCGACGCCGTCCTCGACGGCGGTGACCCGGCCGCGATCACGCAGGACCTGCTCGCCCCCTGGTACGAACAGGCCACTGTGGACAGTGTCGACCGGACGGCGTGCTGGCAGGCCGCGGTGGCCGGCGAACCGGCGCCGGAGCCGCCGCCGGGGTCGCTGCGGGCGGTGGGCCGGGCGGTGGCGGGCGACCCGGCGATCGGGCTCGCGGTCACCCGGGTGCTGATGGGGCTGACCCCGCCCGAGCGCGCGTACGCCGGGCTGCGGATCCCGGCGGGCGGTCCCACCGCGCCCGGGCCGACCCGGGCCGAGCTGCTCGGGAGCCTCTATGCCCGCCGCTGAGCCGGCCCGCCGGGTGCTGCTGGCGCCGGTGACCGTGACGCCGACCAAGCCGCTGACCCCGAGCCACCTCAAGGGTCTACTGTGGACGGACGTGATGTTCCGGGCCACCGGCCGGGTCGCCGAGGTGACCTACCGGTGCAGCCCGACCACGTACCACCCGACCGAGCAGACCGTCGGATTCTGGGAGCACCTCGACCGCACCGTCGGCGACGTCGACTGGTCGGAGCGCAGCGAGGAGGACATCGGCGAGCTGTACGTCGGCTTCCGCGGCTGCGGCGAGCGGCCGACGGTGGACGCCTGCCGGCCGTACCTGGACGCGGTCGAGCAGGGCTGGGTGCACCCGGCCAGTGCGCGGGTGCTGGAGCTGTGGGCGCAGTCCTACGGCCGGCTGGGCATGCACGACCCCGGCCTCACCGAGCACCAGCCGCCCGGGATGGAGCTGGCCGAGGCGATCGACCGGGTCGCCGCGGTCGGGATGATCCTGGACACCCGGCCCGACGGCGGGCCGGTCTACCTCGACGCCACCGCGGACGGGATCCCGCTGCGCCGGCTGGTCTCCGAGGAGGGCCGGCCGAACTACCTCGCGTGCGCGCTGCGCGAGCTGGTCCCGCTGTGCGCCGACTCCCGGTACGACGACGTGGTGTTGCTGCACGACCCCGAGCTGGAGCAGGACTACCTGGTGCTGCAGCGGGTGCTCGGCCGGCTCGGGGTCCGGGCGCACCGGGTGCCGGTCGGTCGGGTGCCGATCGAGGGGAAGGTCCGCTCGGCCCGGCACGGCGACTGGCGCGGGCACACGGCCGGCGCGCTGCTGGAGGCGATCGGCGACGACTGGGAGGACCCGGTGGTCCGGCTCGGCACGCGGCTCTACTTCATCGCGATGCTCGGCCCGGGCGACCAGACGTCGTTCCGGCCGGCGCTGCTGCGCCGGTCGCTGCAGCGGGCGGCGAAGTTGCTGGCCGCGCCCGGCCGCGGTGGTGACGCCGGGGCGTACCTGGACGAGCAGGTCGGCGCCGACGGGTACGTCGACCCGTACCGGCTGACGTCGCAGCTGCTCGCCCGGCGCACCCGCGCGCCCGTCCAGGCGCTGGCCGCGGAGGTGTTCACGTGACGCTGGACCAGCAGCAGCTGCAGGAGTCGCTGGACGAGCGGATCCGGGCCTGCCGGCCCGAGCTGGCCGGCTCGGACCTCGCCTCGGACCCGGCCGCGGTCGAGCCGGAGAGCACGGTCGCGGTCGTGGTGCTGCGCCGGTTCGACCCGGCCGTCCTGGTGGCGGGCGCCTGCGCGTACGCGCGCGGGCTGTCCCCGGACGAGGCGCTGGAGTGGCGGCGGTCGTTCACCCGGACCGTGTTCCTCGCCGGGGACCCGGAGCGGCTGGCCGGCAGACACCGGTTCGCGTCGGTCAGCCCGGACGGATCGACGGCCTGGACCGAGCCGGGACCACCGGAACGGACCGAGCCGCTGCGGCGGCTGCTGCGGGCCTTCCCCGGCACGGTCCCGCTCGCGGACGCCCTCACCCGCGACCCGACCGCCGCCGGCGAGGTCGAGCTGCACCTCGCGACCGCCGGGCGGACCCTGCTGGACGGGATCGTCGCGATCCACCACCTGCTGGCCGAGGCCGTGCTCGACGGGCTGATCCACCCCGGCGACCAGGTCGTGCTGCGACCGGCGCCGCGGCTCGGCGCCGTCGCCGGCCCGTTCACCGCGCTGCGGGTCGGTCCGGACCCGTTCGACCCGAGCCGGCTGACCGCGTTCGCCGGGCTGAGCCGTCCTGACCCCGCACCGTCCACAGAGGAGAGTCCGTGACCGCACCGCCGATCCGTCTCGGCTACCACGGTTCGGCGGCGCTGGCCGCCGGGCTGGTCAGCGCCGCCGGCCGCACCCCGGCCGAGGTCACCCTGCACGAGTACGCGGTGAACGACCCGTTCCGGTTGCTGCGCGCCGGCGAGCTGGACGTCATGATCGCGAAGTTCCTGGTCCGCGAGCCGGACCTGGACCGCAGCGCGACGCTGAGCACCGACGCGCGGGCGCTGGTCGTCGGCGAGACGCACCCGCTGGCCGGCCACGCCACGCTCCGGCTGGACGACCTCGCCGACGTCGACGGCTTCGCCTGTCCCGGCACGATGCCCGGGTACGTCTGGGACGAGGTCGTGCCGCGCACCACGCCGTCCGGGCGGCCGATCCACCGGCGGTACGCGCTGGAGACGACCGCGGGGATGATGGCGCTGGTGCGCTCGGGCGCCGCCGTGCACCTGTCGCTGGCGTCGCTGTCGGAGGTGGCGCCGCCCGGGATCCGGCTGGTGCCGGTGGACATGCCGGCGGCGCCGGTGTTCCTCACCTGGGTGCGCGACCGGGTGCCCGGGCACGTGCTCGACTTCGTCCACGCCGCCGAAGCCGGCGCCGGAGCCGGCGCAGCCGAAGCAGGGACCGGGGCCGGCGCCGGAGCCGGCGCAGCCGAGGCCGGGGCCGGGGCCGGCGTCCCCGCGGGGGTGCGGCGGTGATCGTCCTGTTGCACGCCCTCGCGGCGCCGCCCGCGATGTGGGCGGCCCAGCGGACCGCGCTGGGCGCCGCCGGCCACCGCGTGCTGACCCCCGCGCTCGGCGGGCACGGCGACCGGCCGCATCCGGACGGGCCGCCGTCCATGGACCTGCTCGTCGACGAGCTGGTGGCCGAGCTCGACCGCGCCGACGCCGGCCCGGTGTGGCTGGCCGGCTGCTCGCTGGGCGGCTACGTCGCGCTGGCCCTCCTCCGCCGGGCGCCCGAGCGCGTCCGCGGGCTCGCCCTGCTGGCGACCCGGGCCGAGCCCGACGAGCCGGCCGACCGCGACCGCCGGCTCGGTTTCGCCGCGGCGATGGCCGACCCGGCGGCGCGCGCCACCGTCGTACCGGCGGCCGCCGCGGCGCTGGTCGGCGCGACCACCCGCAACCGCCGGCCCGAGCTGGCCGCGGCGGTGCGGACCGCGGCCGAGGCGGTCGACCCGGCCGCGGTCGCCTGGTGCCAGCGGGCGGCGGCGTCCCGCGCCGACGGGACGGCCGAGCTCGCCCGGTTCTCCGGCCCCGGGCTCGCGCTGGTCGGCGAGGAGGACGAGCTCGTCAGCCGCGCGGAGGTCGAACGGGTCGCCGCCGCGCTGCCGGCCGGCCGCCTCGTCGTACTGCCCGGCGTCGGCCACCTCTCCCCGCTGGAGGCACCGGACGCGGTGACCGCCGCCCTGACGGGCTGGCTGGCGCGAATCCCGGTGGTGGCACCGTGACGACCGCCTGGGGCTTCCGCACCTCGACCGGCCTGGACTTCACCGAGGCCGAGATCGTCGACGCCCACCACGAGGCCTGCCGCGACACGTTCCGGGCGCTGCTCGACAGCGTCGGCATCCGGCCGGGCTGGCGGGTCCTCGATGCCGGCTGCGGCACCGGCGCCTTCCTGCCGCGGCTGGCCGAGCGGGCCGGCCGCGTCCAGGCGATCGACCTCGCCACGGAGAACGTGGCCGTGGCGCGGGAGCGGACGGCCGATCTGCCCACGGTGACGGTCGAGGCCGGCGACCTGCTCGACCTGCCGTACCCGGACGACAGTCTCGACGCGATCTGGTGCGCGAACACCGTGCAGTACCTGGACGACGCCGCGCTCGCCCGCGCGCTCGCCGGCTTCCGCCGGGTGGTCCGCCCGGGCGGCCTGGTCGCGGTCAAGGAGATCGACGCGAGCCTGATCCGGGTGGAGCCCGGCGACCCGTACCTGTTCTCCGACTTCTTCCGCGCCGCCGCCCCCGTCAGCCCGTACGCCCGCCAGCTCCTGCGGTCGCGCGGACTGCACCGGAACCTCGCCGCCGCCGGGCTCACCGGGGTGCGGCAGCAGACCGTGCTGATCGAGCACTTCGCCCCGCTCACCGAGGCGGAGTGGCGGTTCTACGGCCCGTCCGTCGCGCAGCTGGCCCGGCAGGCCGTGAGCCTCGGCCTGTCGCAGGAGTGGACGTCGCTGCTCGATCCGGCCACACCGGAGCACCCGCTGCACCAGCCGGACGGCTACGTCTCCCAGGGCGCCGTCCTCGCCGTCGGCACCGTCCCCTAGGCGTCGTGGAGGCGGGCGAGTCGGGTCCGCGGACAGCTGAATTGCCGCGCCGTCCAGGCCGCCGTCCAGCTGGGCCAGGGTGCTCGTGCCGAGGATCGGGCGGATGCCGTGGGCCACCAGCCAGGCCTCCAGGCCGTGCACGGCGGCATGGTCGCGCTGTTCGTCGGTCAGGACGCCGAAGCGGTGGGCCACGGTCGGGTGCTGCGACCCGGCCGCTACACCACGTATCGCGCACGGGCGAATATGTCGCACCGTGACCACGCCGGAAATACTGGATGGCACCGCGGACGCCTGGGCAGGAGGAACATATCATGAGTGGGTCGAACCGGACTCCAGCTGAGACCGCCGAGATCTACGGCGCCCGGGGCACATCGCCCAGTTCGGCGAGGAGCTGTTCGAGGGCACCAAGGAGGGCCAGGCCACGTGGTTCGGCCTGGGGACGGACTATGGGATACACGATCCTGATCGCGAGGCAGCCCGCGTGAAACCGCTCGCCACCGGTGAGGTGGCCATCGACGTCTCGCCGGCGGCGGCGTACCAGCTGGTCAGCGACCCGATCCGGATGGCCGGGTTCGCCGAGGAGTTCTACCGGGCGCGCTGGATCCGCGGTGCGACCGGCGCGGGCGTCGGCAACTGGTTCTCCGGTTCCAACCGCAACGGCCTGCGCCGGTGGCGGACGCAGGCGCAGATCACCGACGCCGAGCCGGGCCGCCGGTTCGCCTACCACGTACGGACGCCGTTCTTCGTGCCGATCTCCCGCTGGCAGTACGAGATCGTGCCGGAGCCCGCGGGCTGCCGGGTGACCGTGACGAACTGGCTGCGGATGCCGCGCTGGTTCGTCCCGGTCGCGATCTTCATCACCGGCGAGAAGGACCGCGCCAGCGCCAACGGCGACCACATCGCGACGACCCTGGCCCGGCTGAAGGCGCACGCCGAGTCGCTCGAGGTCACGCCGTAGGGTCGCTCCGTGCGGACGTACACCCCGGCCGAGGCGGCCAGCGAGTCCGGATTCTCCCTGGACACGCTGCGCTACTACACCCGGGAGGGAATCCTCCCCGGGCGTCGCCCGGACCTCCGCCGGTCACCGCGCCGAGCTCGACCGCCGGCAGGCCGCCGTCCCCCAGGACTGACGGCACCCGCCGTCAGCTGAGCGGCGGGTCGGGCGCGAGCGTCCCGTCCGGCGCGATGTGGTCGAAGATCTGCTGGATCAGCATGATCACGTGTGGGTCGTCGACGGTGTAGAGCTGCCGGCGGCCGTCGCGGCGCGCGGAGATCACGCCGGCCAGCCGCAGCTTGCTCAGGTGCTGGGAGACCGTGGCGATGCCGGTGCCGACCCGCTCCGCGAGCGTGCCCACGTCGTACGAGTCGTGGGTGATCAGCCAGACCAGGTGCAGCCGGACCGGGCTGGCCAGCAGCG
This genomic window contains:
- a CDS encoding GH3 auxin-responsive promoter family protein, coding for MSQPEPPPDREGAYRERVFAERARLAAALADVPAAQDAVLADLLAANADTAFGREHDLAAVRTLDDFRKAVPIRDYSGLAPWIERAAAGEHGVLTEEDPVLYFTSSGSTGAHKKVPVTARFMRTSFFPFYFAAWAPLAERHPRTTGLPDRMLNLKHDPRPAVARTASGREHLGASQVDLGARFGEPQSAEPGTWAPWATLPGPVANDDHLEKTYLRLRAAVAGDVRGLIGINPAMVAAVPYQLRLWWPRLVQEIADGTADTPADPGRARELEALAARYDPLLPAHVWPDVEAIFCWTTGLASLYLPRLREEFGIGVSVLPAPVAASEGPVAVPLDRHGSAGSPVVTAAAYEFVDADEELRPDSATLGLADLTAGRDYQVVFSHVGGLYRYAVGDVVRVADTTGGVPRLAYAGRADTSDVAGERLRESQVVRALATALEAGGMEVRNAGCRPVSTTDGHAYEVAVATRGPWTAAETGAFADRLDAALTAGSAGYRDARTAGRLGAAQVRALDGEAFLRDWHERVAAGARPAQVKDRVFWRDPAAWTRLVGDGSGS
- a CDS encoding LysR substrate-binding domain-containing protein, encoding MTAPPIRLGYHGSAALAAGLVSAAGRTPAEVTLHEYAVNDPFRLLRAGELDVMIAKFLVREPDLDRSATLSTDARALVVGETHPLAGHATLRLDDLADVDGFACPGTMPGYVWDEVVPRTTPSGRPIHRRYALETTAGMMALVRSGAAVHLSLASLSEVAPPGIRLVPVDMPAAPVFLTWVRDRVPGHVLDFVHAAEAGAGAGAAEAGTGAGAGAGAAEAGAGAGVPAGVRR
- a CDS encoding bifunctional 4-hydroxy-2-oxoglutarate aldolase/2-dehydro-3-deoxy-phosphogluconate aldolase, whose protein sequence is MAVLRAPTAEHFVPASTVLWDAGIRCFEYTLTTEGALDALVELRELLPEALVGVGTVRTADHLRAASDAGSEFAVSQIFLPELVEAAREHRIPFVPGALTPTEVVTAWNAGVPMVKVSPIGPLGGVTYLRELRGPLPDVAFMPTGGVTLEAAAQYLDAGAAAVGVSGALLGDVLLGGDLSALAARTERLVSIVDGRRTS
- a CDS encoding alpha/beta hydrolase; this encodes MIVLLHALAAPPAMWAAQRTALGAAGHRVLTPALGGHGDRPHPDGPPSMDLLVDELVAELDRADAGPVWLAGCSLGGYVALALLRRAPERVRGLALLATRAEPDEPADRDRRLGFAAAMADPAARATVVPAAAAALVGATTRNRRPELAAAVRTAAEAVDPAAVAWCQRAAASRADGTAELARFSGPGLALVGEEDELVSRAEVERVAAALPAGRLVVLPGVGHLSPLEAPDAVTAALTGWLARIPVVAP
- a CDS encoding SAM-dependent methyltransferase encodes the protein MRGTTELDAVERTALLTAALRAAESRRPDHLYDDPYAEALAGEDGPALLAEVRAATFPKDTARTLPSTPDYNAIRTRLLDDWITAVVSGDDAPAQVVLAPAGMDSRPYRLDWPAHVRVFEVDRPAVLDWKEERLGDAEPRVRRTAVRADLVEPDWEDTLIAAGYDPAAPSVWLLEGLLYYIPGPDAERILARVAAITAPGSPVAADIVNAAALTAPSMRGLLDVFAGWGCPWLFGSDEPEALFARHGFAATAVQPGEPDADFGRWPDPVPPRSETGVRRVFFVRGVRE
- a CDS encoding DUF6182 family protein, which gives rise to MTLDQQQLQESLDERIRACRPELAGSDLASDPAAVEPESTVAVVVLRRFDPAVLVAGACAYARGLSPDEALEWRRSFTRTVFLAGDPERLAGRHRFASVSPDGSTAWTEPGPPERTEPLRRLLRAFPGTVPLADALTRDPTAAGEVELHLATAGRTLLDGIVAIHHLLAEAVLDGLIHPGDQVVLRPAPRLGAVAGPFTALRVGPDPFDPSRLTAFAGLSRPDPAPSTEESP
- a CDS encoding metalloregulator ArsR/SmtB family transcription factor, which encodes MFEPTAAQLRSAAGTFALLASPVRLHLVWLITHDSYDVGTLAERVGTGIATVSQHLSKLRLAGVISARRDGRRQLYTVDDPHVIMLIQQIFDHIAPDGTLAPDPPLS
- a CDS encoding nitroreductase family deazaflavin-dependent oxidoreductase is translated as MTRNVFNRAVAFLTRHGVSILGSRILAVKGRTSGAWRTTPVNLLHHDGRRYLVSARGEGQWVRNLRAAGTGELRVGKRTEAFRGRELSDQEKVPVLRAYLKRWKVEVGVFFDGVGPDSSDAQIHAIVGKHPAFEVLPVH
- a CDS encoding SRPBCC family protein, with protein sequence MKPLATGEVAIDVSPAAAYQLVSDPIRMAGFAEEFYRARWIRGATGAGVGNWFSGSNRNGLRRWRTQAQITDAEPGRRFAYHVRTPFFVPISRWQYEIVPEPAGCRVTVTNWLRMPRWFVPVAIFITGEKDRASANGDHIATTLARLKAHAESLEVTP
- a CDS encoding methyltransferase domain-containing protein, giving the protein MTTAWGFRTSTGLDFTEAEIVDAHHEACRDTFRALLDSVGIRPGWRVLDAGCGTGAFLPRLAERAGRVQAIDLATENVAVARERTADLPTVTVEAGDLLDLPYPDDSLDAIWCANTVQYLDDAALARALAGFRRVVRPGGLVAVKEIDASLIRVEPGDPYLFSDFFRAAAPVSPYARQLLRSRGLHRNLAAAGLTGVRQQTVLIEHFAPLTEAEWRFYGPSVAQLARQAVSLGLSQEWTSLLDPATPEHPLHQPDGYVSQGAVLAVGTVP
- a CDS encoding FAD-dependent oxidoreductase; translated protein: MTGRVVVAGGSIAGLAAALALSGRGVPTLVLDRSTADGPALPQAGHSHTFTSLGLAVLRDRAPEVLAALLAAGATPLDVGPGPDLVALGCRRTVLQDVLRRVVAAAPGVELRRGIRVTGLQAAGGRVTGVVLADGTAVPAELVLDATGRRSCSAGWLADLGVATAADRWSPTRLRAFSRFYRRAGALGPLNRGNAAGVVGEQFAGVVHPADGEVFSIALGTLPDDRALDPLREPAGFDAAARYTPWVADWMPDAEPLTGVRVLTCPPNVLRGAALAPYPGLLPVGDAACVTDPIFGRGMSLALAHAYAVVDAVLDGGDPAAITQDLLAPWYEQATVDSVDRTACWQAAVAGEPAPEPPPGSLRAVGRAVAGDPAIGLAVTRVLMGLTPPERAYAGLRIPAGGPTAPGPTRAELLGSLYARR